The window GCGACATCAACAGCAGCGCCAGTGCCTGCTGCCGCGACTCCGCCCGCTCGATGGTGCGCCGCGTTTCGATCGAGGCCGCATCTGCGGTGGCAAATTCCAACAGATCGAGCGGATCGATGTTGGGCCCGAGCCGCGCGCCCATTTGCGCGGCAATGTCGAGCCGGAGCTTGATGCCTTCGGGCGCAGCCCAGGCGGCGCTGGTATCGGCGAAACCATTCGGGCCGGCCGGCGACCACAGCGGCTGGCCCAGCAGATTGAGGTTGTTGAGATAGGCGCCGGGATCCTCCGGCACGCGCGCGAGCAGCCGGCCGCTCGCGACCAGGAAATCGTAGGGGCTCCGCATCTTCGTCAGCGGCGCCTTCCACGCCTCGTCGGAATCGACCAGTGCGGTTGCGAGTGCCTTGAGATCCCCGTCGGTCTTGATGAAGACGTCGCGCAATCGCGCCACCAGCGCCGGCGGCGGATCGTCTGCGACGAAATGGCGGACGAATTTGGTGGCGATGAAATTCGCGGTCGAAGGATGGCGTGCGATGTCCGCGAGCGCGGCTTCGCCTTGCGCAAGGCCGGTCGGCTCGTAGGTCTTGCCGAGCAGCATTTGCGGCCCGGGCTGGTGCGCATTGACGTTGAACACGAATGAACCGGGCGCTCCCAGCTGTCCCTGCCGGCCGGCAAAGGTCCAGCCGGTGATGATGCGCGCGAGCGAGGTGACGTCGTCCTGCGTGTAGCCGCCGCCAACGCCGAGCGTGTGCAGCTCCATGATCTCGCGCGCGAGATTTTCGTTCAGCCCGCGCTTGCGGTTCTGGCCCGCGCGCGAGTCCGGTCCGAGCGATTGCTGGTTGTCGAGGAAGAACAGCATCGCCGGATGCTGCTCCACCGCTTTCAGCATGTCGGCGAAACGCCCGAGCACATGCGGCCTGATCGCCTCGCGCTCGAACGCGCCGGCCCATATCCGTGCCAGCTCGCCCTTGCTGGCGGAGATGCAGAAATGGTTGGACCAGAACACGACCAGACGTTCGGTGAAGCCGCATTCGACCAGGGTCGCGCGCTGCAATCGCGCCAACGCCTCGGCGCGAAAGGTTTTTTGGATGACGTTGAGCGGCTGCGGGGCGGGTTTTGCGGCAGCCGGCGCCGCCGCGTTAGGCTGCATGCTGTCCGGCTTGGCCATATTGTCCGCCGGCTTATTGTCAGCAGGCTTGTTGTCAGTAGGTTTGGCCTCGGCCATCTGGCCGGCGATCTCGGTTG of the Bradyrhizobium sp. WSM1417 genome contains:
- a CDS encoding DUF1800 family protein; translation: MNRDSQAALVALNRFGFGARGGASGDLINAASDPRGFVKAELARPNAVLLEAPGLQSAPQLGQAVFAYQDQVKQAREAAAKAGAPAEAPSQAPADQKPGPRRNLSLNAVATEIAGQMAEAKPTDNKPADNKPADNMAKPDSMQPNAAAPAAAKPAPQPLNVIQKTFRAEALARLQRATLVECGFTERLVVFWSNHFCISASKGELARIWAGAFEREAIRPHVLGRFADMLKAVEQHPAMLFFLDNQQSLGPDSRAGQNRKRGLNENLAREIMELHTLGVGGGYTQDDVTSLARIITGWTFAGRQGQLGAPGSFVFNVNAHQPGPQMLLGKTYEPTGLAQGEAALADIARHPSTANFIATKFVRHFVADDPPPALVARLRDVFIKTDGDLKALATALVDSDEAWKAPLTKMRSPYDFLVASGRLLARVPEDPGAYLNNLNLLGQPLWSPAGPNGFADTSAAWAAPEGIKLRLDIAAQMGARLGPNIDPLDLLEFATADAASIETRRTIERAESRQQALALLLMSPEMQRR